The DNA region ACCCAACAGAACGACCCTGGCTGTCGATACCCGCCAGACTGCCACGGATTCGTCGTCTTGATCACTCATGGCATTCCCCGCCGTCGGTCTGAGCGTTTTCGGACGGCGTGATATTCTGATTAAGACTGAAGAGGTTGGTCGGATCGTACTCGTCCTTCAGCGCAACCAACCGCTCGTACGTTGGTCCGAACGTGGACCGCATCATGTCCTCGCCTTCCTTGAGGAATCCCGGAAAGTTGAGGTAAACCGACCCGTCCGAGAACTGCCGCATGTCGTCGAGACAGTCACGCACCCACTCGAGATTCGCATCGTCGTCCACCGGGTGTTCCCAGTTCGCTTCGACGCCCAGCAGGAAGGGCGCGTGCCGCCCCGCGAACGCACTGTCCTCGAGGCCAACCTGGGCGATTGCGCCATCCAACTGCCAGACATCCACTGTCGAGAGCGGTGACGGTGATACATCGGACCAGTAGACGATTCGATCGATGGCGGACTCCGATAGGCCATCGAGGTACAGCGACTTCCAGTAGTAGCGCATCCCGTCGGGGTAATCCTCGTCAAAGAGTTGCTGGAACTCCACGTACGGCATCGGTCCGCTGAAGTCGGCGATCGGCTCGGCGATCTCTCGCAAGGGTGCCAGTGTGCGTTCGCCGTCCGCGACCGAGCCCGCATAACAGCCCGCGATTGCTATTTTGGATTCGTGCACCGCGTCTGTTGGGAAAAGGTCCTCGTCGGGCATCATACCGGACAACGTGAGCAAGCTGACTTCCGGGGGCGCATCCGCGACGTAGTCGCGGTAGGCTTCCAACACCTCGACCATCCGGTCACCCGAATAGAACACGAGACAAATCGCCACCTCAGGTCCGACCGGGTGGAGGTCGAACTCGAAGCCGGTGACCACCCCGAAGTTGCCGCCGCCACCACGGAGTCCCCAGAAGAGGTCCGGGTTCTCATCCCCGCTGGCGGTCAGGTACTCGCCGTCCGCCGTGACCAGATTTACGGATGCGAGGTTGTCACAGGTCAAGCCGTACTTGCAGCGAAGATGACCGATGCCACCACCGAGCGTCAGTCCCGCAACCCCCGTCTCCGAGACGGCTCCACCGGGCGTTGCCAGCCCGAAGGCCTGAGTTTCGCGGTCCACGTCTGCCCACGTGGCACCGGCTTGGACCCATGCCGTCCGTGCGTCAGGGTCTACCCGTACACTTTGCATCTCGGAGAGGTCGATGACGAGTCCGTCGTCGCAGACAGCGGTTCCAGCGACGTTGTGGCCACCGCCACGTACCGCGACCAGGAGTTCGTTCTCGCGCGCGAAATCCACCGCGCTGATGACGTCTTTGACGCCTCGACATCGGGCAATCAGGGCCGGACGCTTGTCGATCATCCCGTTCCAGACCGAGCGCGCATTGTCGTAGTCAGCGTCGTCGGGACGAATCAGATCGCCGTGGAATCCTGCTTCGAACTGTTCGAGCTGTTCGAGAGGGATAGCGTGTTGTGCCATACAAAATCATAGGACAGCACAGCTGTTGGCCTCACCTATCGAGTAGGGTTCGGTATCGAGAGCACCGTTTCAGGCAGTGAGACGAATTCCGTAGCGCGTACGGGATAGAGTTACAATCAGTGACAACCTCTATCTAGCGAGTGAGTCACATGGGGCCTAACCAAGACGACCGATTGGATGACGATGGCCGTCCGCCACCTGGCTCGCCGGTCTTCGAGGCTATCCTGGAAAATGAGCGAAACCGCCGCTATCTCGGCAAGCGCTTGGGCGCCGCGGGCGATCGCATCGATACTGAACTCCTCGGAGACATCGTCAGACACGAGCCCGTCCTCGAAGCGCTACTGGAAGAACCGCTCGATCGCAGAGAGATCGAACAGCGACTCGACGTTTCGCGGGCAACGAGCCACCGCTACACACAGTGGCTCAACGAGCACGAATTCGTTGAGAAAGTCGATGGCCGATTCCAACTGACCTGGCGCGGCGAGGTTGTCGCAGAGGAGGTGCTCCGGTTCGAAGCGAACATCCAGACAGCGCACAGACTGACCCCGCTTCTCGACGTAATCTGTGAGGACCACCGGGAATTTGTCGTCGAACCGTTCGTTGACGCGACGATCACCGTCGCCAAACCTGACGATCCTTACAGGCCGGTTGAGCGGTTCATCGCACTTGTCAACGAGTCGGAGACGTTCCGGGGGTTCAATACGACGCACATGGCCCCGCTGGTCCTCGGCGAGTTCCACCAGCGGGTGTTCGACGATACCGACACCGAAATCATCTATCTTCCACAGATCGTGGAGAAACTCTTCGAGACGTATCCGGAACGTGCCCAAGAAGCGATCGATCGCGGGCATCTGACACTCCGGACGCGTGATGAACTGCCGTACGGCCTCGCTCTCTTCGACGAGCGTGTCGGTATCGGCGGCTACGATGAAACCACTGGCCTCATGCAGGTGTTCGTCGATACGGATTCACCAATCGCGTGTGAGTGGGCAGAGCGCGTCTACACGTCGGTCAGAGCAGATTCCAACCCGCTCGATGAGAGGACGGATCTGACTCTGTAGTATGCTCTCGGTATGGGCGGAAGAACTCGTCGTACATTCCCGTTACGCCACCACGACTGCGACACCTGCTAATTTTTCAAGTATGTGTCTTGTTTACAGGCCAAACGTCGAAACGGCACCTCGATAGAATCTATTTTGCTAGGTTGTGAGAGCGGGTGAATATGCTGTACGATGACGCGATCATTACGAGACTCGAGGGCGAGGCGTTACACGCCATGGAGGACCTGATAACGCTCTGTGAGGGCTGTCACTCGTGGTTTCACAAGAAACCGACGGGCGACGAGTTGCCGCTCGGACTGAGCGACGGTGATCGACGAGCGTTGTTGCCCCACGATTACCTGATCTTGCGGGTGCTCGTCGAGTCAGGCCCGTGTTCGATGAGCGATTTGCAGGAGGCGATGGCCGTGATCGTATCGCCATCGACCGTTCGGGAACGCACCTGGCGGCTGATGGGGCTGGATTACGAGGTCTTCTCGCGCGACCAGCCGCTGGTCGACCAGGATACCGTCACTGGTAACTGGGGGCTGGCGACCCAGGTCTCGACGTCGGAACGCGGTCGCATCCCCAATGACGTTAAATCGGTGGTGCAGCGCGTCCACGACGAACTCGTCCGGCAGGCGCTGGCGTGTGGCTGTGATCGGGCGACTGTGAAGGACGTCTTCGGGATCGCCAGGCGAACGACGTGGAACAAGCAGTACCGAGCGCAGGCCTACGACTTCCCCATTGGGGCGTTCGAGCAGGGCACGACAGTGTCGACTGGGCAAGCAGCCGCGATTGAACGGAATGTGAACGAGGATAGCATGTCGGCGGACACCCAATCACTCGACCTCGGCGAGCCCGATGAGGTCTGGCCGCCGTCGATGGCCGGTGACACTGGCAGTGAGGAGGTGATGGCTGAGGGGAGCGACGAGACCGCTTAACGGCGCGCATTGCTCCCTCAACTGTTTAGAGTGGGAAGAAGACACTGCAGCGGCCCTCATATGTCTCTATCGGGAAGTCGCACGCGCTTCGATAACCCTCCCAAAACGACAGAAAACCATTAAGTAGATTGTCAGTAATGTGGCTGGCATGGATCGTCAGCAAAGCACGCTGCTGAACGAGGCCTCGATCCGCGAATGAACGCAGACCGCTATCGTGAACGAATTGGCCTCGAGGAAGTCGCGACAATCGAAACTGATCTCGACACATTGCAGACTGTCGTCTCCGCACACGTCACCAGCGTACCGTTCGAGAATCTCGACATCGTCGGACATCCCCACGGCGATTACGCAGGTAATGGCGTCTCGCTTTACCTTCCCGACCTCTATGCAAAGATCGTCAATCACCGCCGTGGTG from Natronosalvus rutilus includes:
- a CDS encoding FAD-binding oxidoreductase; amino-acid sequence: MAQHAIPLEQLEQFEAGFHGDLIRPDDADYDNARSVWNGMIDKRPALIARCRGVKDVISAVDFARENELLVAVRGGGHNVAGTAVCDDGLVIDLSEMQSVRVDPDARTAWVQAGATWADVDRETQAFGLATPGGAVSETGVAGLTLGGGIGHLRCKYGLTCDNLASVNLVTADGEYLTASGDENPDLFWGLRGGGGNFGVVTGFEFDLHPVGPEVAICLVFYSGDRMVEVLEAYRDYVADAPPEVSLLTLSGMMPDEDLFPTDAVHESKIAIAGCYAGSVADGERTLAPLREIAEPIADFSGPMPYVEFQQLFDEDYPDGMRYYWKSLYLDGLSESAIDRIVYWSDVSPSPLSTVDVWQLDGAIAQVGLEDSAFAGRHAPFLLGVEANWEHPVDDDANLEWVRDCLDDMRQFSDGSVYLNFPGFLKEGEDMMRSTFGPTYERLVALKDEYDPTNLFSLNQNITPSENAQTDGGECHE
- a CDS encoding helix-turn-helix transcriptional regulator, which encodes MGPNQDDRLDDDGRPPPGSPVFEAILENERNRRYLGKRLGAAGDRIDTELLGDIVRHEPVLEALLEEPLDRREIEQRLDVSRATSHRYTQWLNEHEFVEKVDGRFQLTWRGEVVAEEVLRFEANIQTAHRLTPLLDVICEDHREFVVEPFVDATITVAKPDDPYRPVERFIALVNESETFRGFNTTHMAPLVLGEFHQRVFDDTDTEIIYLPQIVEKLFETYPERAQEAIDRGHLTLRTRDELPYGLALFDERVGIGGYDETTGLMQVFVDTDSPIACEWAERVYTSVRADSNPLDERTDLTL
- a CDS encoding HNH endonuclease, with the protein product MLYDDAIITRLEGEALHAMEDLITLCEGCHSWFHKKPTGDELPLGLSDGDRRALLPHDYLILRVLVESGPCSMSDLQEAMAVIVSPSTVRERTWRLMGLDYEVFSRDQPLVDQDTVTGNWGLATQVSTSERGRIPNDVKSVVQRVHDELVRQALACGCDRATVKDVFGIARRTTWNKQYRAQAYDFPIGAFEQGTTVSTGQAAAIERNVNEDSMSADTQSLDLGEPDEVWPPSMAGDTGSEEVMAEGSDETA